From Micromonospora rhizosphaerae, the proteins below share one genomic window:
- a CDS encoding MAB_1171c family putative transporter, with the protein MTGPVGVAALVLLWAAVIYRSWRLPRGAQSPQRTALWLAIMALAMAATVFYPTVYRALDRAVGVPNLAELVGHSLILLAAWQAHSILIFLIYPRSAARRRTWAHGALVVVSVAAMAIFFGLAPVDQEAPQTFTTVYAEAPYIVPYWVTLLVAANYLLGDMVRLVARYAARSPHEHLRLGLHLIAVGGSFGVAYWCYWVSYLVARNSGLSVPADIRTAGRSCMFAAIVFCVLGSTVPALGPRVGLPTPYAWRAGLRDYRRLYPLWRALATAAPEIVLNRPPLFVVDVRFWLNRRIIEIEDGLRLHGRNAPHVGHPGPQSSQQPDGDRDPAAEAELIRQAVMVGRHQVEAPRAPADEGPRETTPSYADRLRWHLEVARAYANLGREGRRPMSAPAARRLATGIAARRRKEVDDAT; encoded by the coding sequence ATGACGGGGCCAGTGGGCGTCGCTGCGCTGGTCTTGCTGTGGGCAGCGGTGATCTACCGGTCGTGGCGCCTACCCAGAGGAGCGCAGAGTCCACAGCGGACAGCGCTGTGGTTGGCGATCATGGCTCTGGCGATGGCGGCGACCGTGTTCTACCCGACGGTGTACCGGGCCCTCGACCGCGCCGTCGGAGTGCCCAACCTCGCCGAGCTAGTCGGGCACAGCCTGATCCTGCTGGCAGCATGGCAGGCGCACTCGATCCTGATCTTCCTTATCTACCCGAGATCGGCGGCCCGCCGACGAACCTGGGCACACGGTGCGCTGGTTGTCGTCAGCGTGGCGGCAATGGCGATCTTCTTCGGCTTGGCGCCGGTCGACCAGGAGGCCCCTCAGACGTTCACCACCGTGTACGCCGAGGCACCGTACATCGTCCCGTACTGGGTGACCCTTCTGGTGGCGGCCAACTACCTGCTCGGTGACATGGTGCGGCTGGTCGCGCGCTACGCTGCCCGCAGCCCTCACGAGCACCTGCGTCTTGGACTGCATCTCATCGCCGTTGGCGGATCGTTCGGAGTTGCCTACTGGTGCTACTGGGTCTCGTATCTTGTGGCGCGCAATTCGGGGCTGTCCGTTCCCGCTGACATCCGAACCGCAGGGCGTTCGTGCATGTTCGCCGCTATCGTCTTCTGCGTGCTCGGCTCGACCGTCCCCGCACTGGGACCCCGGGTTGGCCTACCGACTCCGTACGCCTGGCGGGCCGGTCTGCGCGACTATCGCCGGCTCTACCCGTTGTGGCGCGCGCTTGCCACAGCCGCGCCGGAGATCGTGCTCAACCGACCGCCGCTCTTCGTGGTGGATGTTCGGTTCTGGTTGAACCGGCGGATCATCGAGATCGAGGACGGCTTGCGGCTCCACGGCCGGAACGCACCGCACGTTGGGCACCCCGGCCCGCAGTCATCGCAACAGCCCGATGGAGACCGAGATCCAGCCGCCGAGGCGGAACTGATCCGGCAGGCCGTCATGGTCGGACGTCATCAGGTGGAAGCGCCGCGGGCGCCGGCCGACGAAGGCCCACGGGAAACAACGCCGAGTTATGCTGACCGCCTTCGATGGCATCTTGAAGTTGCACGCGCGTACGCGAATCTCGGCCGAGAAGGACGCCGGCCCATGTCGGCGCCGGCCGCGCGGCGGTTAGCTACCGGGATAGCCGCACGACGGCGGAAGGAGGTGGATGACGCGACATGA
- a CDS encoding phosphatase PAP2 family protein, translating into MTEALAPAVLVAGISLAVAWHSRSMGWGIVAALFASGIPLSYIVRGVRKGHYRDHHVSIRERRPAVILFAAASVGVGLALMILLRAPRELVALVVAMLAGLALTLVVTKLWGKVSFHTAVASGTATTLVLVFGPWLHLAWLVVGLIAWSRVRLREHTVTQTVIGAVLGAAAAGVVFPIVR; encoded by the coding sequence GTGACCGAGGCGCTCGCGCCGGCAGTGCTCGTCGCTGGCATCTCCCTCGCTGTGGCTTGGCATAGCCGATCAATGGGTTGGGGGATTGTTGCGGCCCTGTTCGCCAGCGGCATCCCGCTCAGCTACATCGTCCGCGGCGTCCGTAAAGGTCACTACCGTGATCACCACGTGTCGATCCGGGAACGCCGGCCGGCGGTGATCCTGTTCGCGGCGGCATCCGTCGGCGTGGGCCTTGCGCTCATGATCCTGCTTCGGGCGCCACGCGAGCTTGTCGCGCTGGTCGTCGCGATGCTTGCTGGCCTGGCGCTCACCCTCGTTGTGACCAAGTTGTGGGGGAAAGTCAGCTTCCACACGGCAGTGGCGTCGGGTACGGCTACGACGCTCGTTCTCGTGTTCGGGCCGTGGCTCCACCTTGCCTGGCTGGTGGTCGGCCTGATCGCCTGGTCGCGGGTCCGGCTGCGAGAGCACACGGTGACCCAGACCGTTATCGGCGCGGTGCTCGGCGCTGCGGCGGCCGGAGTGGTCTTTCCGATCGTTCGTTGA
- a CDS encoding helix-turn-helix domain-containing protein has product MTPRADDSAGRTLAQRLDNLFLSVRRPDGREYSHREVAEAVTAAGEPISHSYIGQLRAGDKDNPTIKHLRALARFFGVPVEYFTNEDVAADVDRELRTLTALKDLQIKTVALRRTLLPEAERSLAELARIVEVIREIEVPQDGERQSKE; this is encoded by the coding sequence CAGACGATTCCGCCGGTCGAACCCTGGCCCAGCGGCTGGACAACCTGTTCCTGTCGGTACGCCGGCCGGACGGGCGCGAGTACAGCCATCGCGAGGTCGCTGAGGCGGTAACGGCTGCCGGTGAGCCGATCTCGCATAGTTACATCGGGCAATTGCGCGCGGGTGACAAGGACAATCCGACGATCAAGCACCTGCGCGCGTTGGCGCGCTTCTTCGGCGTACCGGTGGAGTACTTCACCAACGAGGACGTCGCCGCCGATGTCGATCGCGAACTCCGCACGCTCACCGCGCTGAAGGATTTGCAGATCAAGACGGTCGCACTGCGACGCACGCTCCTGCCCGAGGCCGAGCGGAGCCTCGCTGAGTTGGCGCGGATCGTCGAGGTGATCCGCGAGATCGAGGTTCCACAAGACGGCGAGCGGCAGAGCAAGGAATAG
- a CDS encoding DUF1819 family protein, producing the protein MGEAATTTRYRLSFTSGALLMREAMIAAPLYLRERHWSKVRALIEGDNLLQARTVASGQRFAREVVQRLAVLADDEIELLIEASATERGYLLWAAACRRYDLIGEFAEEVVRERFLLLTSALTYEDFDSFVRAKALWHEELAQIKDSTLQKLRSNVFKMLQEAELLSEARFIMPAVLSERVAAELSARTPSDLRFFPTQQTEGLGGGL; encoded by the coding sequence GTGGGTGAGGCCGCCACTACTACCCGCTACAGGCTCTCCTTCACCAGCGGTGCTCTTCTCATGCGAGAGGCGATGATCGCCGCACCGCTGTATCTGCGTGAACGTCACTGGTCAAAGGTGCGTGCGCTGATCGAGGGCGACAACCTCCTGCAAGCCCGCACGGTTGCGTCGGGGCAGCGCTTCGCACGCGAGGTTGTGCAGCGGCTTGCCGTACTCGCCGATGACGAGATCGAGCTGCTCATCGAGGCGTCGGCCACCGAACGTGGATACCTGCTGTGGGCGGCTGCCTGCCGTCGCTACGACCTGATCGGCGAGTTCGCCGAGGAGGTCGTGCGCGAGCGGTTCCTCCTGTTGACCTCGGCGCTCACGTACGAGGACTTCGACAGCTTTGTCCGGGCTAAGGCGCTGTGGCACGAGGAGCTGGCCCAGATCAAGGACTCGACGCTGCAGAAGCTGAGGTCAAACGTGTTCAAGATGCTGCAGGAGGCCGAGTTGCTGTCGGAGGCGCGCTTCATCATGCCTGCCGTGTTGTCCGAGCGAGTTGCCGCCGAGCTCAGCGCTCGCACACCGAGTGATTTGCGGTTCTTCCCGACCCAGCAGACCGAAGGTCTGGGGGGCGGGCTGTGA
- a CDS encoding helix-turn-helix transcriptional regulator, producing the protein MAKRLRLMGSAEIRVMLGGVSRQRVYQITNRRDFPEPVATLQMGNVWLAEDVERWIAERRPED; encoded by the coding sequence ATGGCGAAGCGACTGCGGCTGATGGGCTCGGCGGAGATCCGAGTCATGCTCGGCGGTGTGTCTCGCCAGCGCGTCTACCAGATCACCAACCGCAGGGACTTTCCCGAGCCTGTAGCGACTCTCCAGATGGGGAACGTCTGGCTGGCCGAGGATGTCGAGCGTTGGATAGCCGAGAGGCGTCCAGAGGATTAG
- a CDS encoding helix-turn-helix domain-containing protein — protein MAEPWLSADDIAAHLGVTKDTVYAWIAEKGMPAHKLGRLWKFQASDVDEWVRGGGAASSGADTRPD, from the coding sequence TTGGCTGAACCCTGGCTGTCCGCCGACGACATCGCTGCCCACCTTGGCGTCACGAAAGACACGGTCTACGCATGGATTGCCGAGAAGGGCATGCCAGCCCACAAGCTCGGCCGGCTTTGGAAGTTCCAAGCTAGCGACGTCGATGAGTGGGTGCGCGGCGGTGGCGCCGCCTCGTCGGGTGCCGATACGCGACCGGACTGA
- a CDS encoding ATP-dependent DNA ligase: MTPARLRASAGAEPVLRRPVAPMLAAPVDLVPEGPGLVHEPKWDGWRCIAFREPDGVYLQSRAGRNLTTYFPDITRAIRATVAPRVVLDGELIVWERGRTNFAQLQRRVTAGRDLLRLAREWPAHYVLFDLLADTGGQVILDLPLAQRRARLEQLLVNAPAQLTVTPQTADMRQVADWLLHWTVAAGIDKRLTGRYEPGRRGWSKFRTRIVTEAIIGGVTSSISRPETVLLGRFDRRGRLRYTGRSHPLTTDQRAALAELLTPPRMPHPGTVAHPWPQPLPASWSGQLDRPEPLPYLQVEPTVVAEIAADVAFEHGRWRHRVRYARFRPDLSVYDVPLLLGEGKDPFGTTIG, encoded by the coding sequence GTGACTCCAGCCCGCCTGCGGGCGAGCGCCGGGGCGGAACCGGTGCTGCGGCGGCCGGTCGCGCCGATGCTCGCGGCACCCGTCGACCTGGTGCCCGAGGGCCCCGGCCTGGTGCATGAGCCGAAGTGGGACGGGTGGAGGTGTATCGCCTTCCGCGAGCCCGACGGGGTCTACCTGCAGTCGCGGGCCGGCCGGAACCTGACCACCTACTTCCCGGATATCACCCGCGCGATCCGGGCCACCGTCGCGCCCCGGGTGGTGCTCGACGGTGAGCTGATCGTCTGGGAGCGCGGCCGCACCAACTTCGCGCAGCTCCAACGCCGCGTCACCGCAGGCCGCGACCTGCTACGCCTGGCGCGCGAATGGCCCGCCCACTACGTGCTGTTCGATCTGCTCGCCGACACCGGCGGGCAGGTGATCCTGGACCTGCCGCTGGCGCAGCGGCGGGCACGGCTGGAGCAGTTGCTCGTCAACGCGCCGGCCCAGCTGACCGTGACTCCGCAGACGGCCGACATGCGGCAGGTGGCGGACTGGCTGCTGCACTGGACCGTCGCCGCGGGCATCGACAAACGCCTGACCGGCCGGTACGAGCCAGGCCGGAGAGGCTGGTCGAAGTTCCGCACCCGGATCGTCACCGAGGCCATCATCGGTGGGGTGACCAGCAGCATCAGCCGCCCGGAGACCGTGCTGCTGGGCCGGTTCGACCGGCGGGGACGGCTGCGATACACCGGCCGCTCCCATCCACTGACCACCGACCAGCGTGCGGCGCTGGCCGAACTGCTCACGCCGCCACGCATGCCGCACCCCGGCACCGTGGCCCACCCGTGGCCGCAGCCGCTGCCCGCGTCCTGGTCCGGCCAGTTGGACCGGCCCGAGCCACTGCCCTACCTGCAGGTGGAACCGACCGTCGTGGCGGAAATTGCCGCCGACGTAGCTTTTGAACATGGACGCTGGCGCCATCGCGTGCGGTACGCACGCTTCCGGCCGGACCTATCGGTCTATGACGTGCCGCTGCTCCTCGGCGAGGGCAAGGACCCGTTCGGGACCACGATTGGCTAA
- a CDS encoding DUF1788 domain-containing protein, with translation MIPKTLPEQEEHLFAVLRGRRFLQMEGLSNEVPFFIYPYAPEDALAVAAAKKRIKNRLSNAGVAVFEINLYDLSVELLKERGVWGRVLAIEPDQDKADFREMLQGMLDPQLHIASAIRDRLAQVDFDVFFLTGIGEVFPYIRSHNVLNNLQSVVKGKPMLMFFPGRYEQSDTLGSSLVLFGRLKDDQYYRAKNILEQEA, from the coding sequence GTGATCCCGAAGACTCTGCCTGAGCAGGAGGAGCACCTGTTCGCGGTGCTCCGCGGCCGACGCTTCCTGCAGATGGAGGGCCTGAGCAACGAGGTCCCGTTCTTCATCTACCCATATGCGCCTGAGGATGCGCTCGCCGTAGCGGCAGCCAAGAAGCGGATCAAGAACCGGCTGTCTAACGCTGGCGTCGCCGTCTTCGAGATCAACCTCTACGACCTGTCAGTCGAGCTGCTCAAGGAGCGGGGTGTCTGGGGCCGGGTCCTGGCCATCGAGCCGGATCAGGACAAGGCAGACTTTCGCGAGATGCTTCAGGGGATGCTTGACCCGCAGCTGCATATCGCCTCGGCGATCCGCGACCGGCTCGCGCAGGTGGACTTCGACGTCTTCTTCCTCACCGGGATCGGTGAGGTCTTCCCGTACATCCGTTCGCACAACGTGCTGAACAACCTGCAGTCGGTGGTCAAGGGCAAACCGATGCTCATGTTCTTCCCGGGGCGTTACGAGCAGTCCGACACGTTGGGCTCGTCGCTTGTTTTGTTCGGTCGGCTCAAGGACGACCAGTACTACCGAGCCAAGAACATCCTGGAACAGGAGGCGTGA